One Solanum pennellii chromosome 10, SPENNV200 genomic region harbors:
- the LOC114074349 gene encoding uncharacterized protein LOC114074349 yields the protein MEKYIDPSTVYTSKDIATDMLKLHGVSLTYIHAWGAREKTIKLVHGDPAESYAKLPGYLYILEQTYPGSVLKIKRKECDKFFYAFLASETCIRGCEYCRSIVVV from the exons ATGGAGAAGTATATTGATCCATCTACGGTATACACTTCAAAGGATATAGCTACTGATATGTTGAAATTGCATGGCGTTTCGctaacatacatacatgcatgGGGAGCTagagaaaaaacaataaaattggTGCACGGAGATCCAGCCGAATCGTATGCCAAATTACCAG GTTATCTATACATTTTGGAGCAAACATATCCTGGAtctgttttgaaaataaaaaggaaagaatgtGATAAATTCTTCTACGCATTTCTGGCATCAGAAACTTGTATTAGAGGCTGTGAGTATTGTAGGTCAATTGTAGTTGTTTGA